One segment of Tamlana crocina DNA contains the following:
- the nusB gene encoding transcription antitermination factor NusB, with protein sequence MMLSRRHIRVKVMQTLYAFRGSESDDFSKDQKFLLFSIDNMYNLYLLLMSLLIEVQKKAETDLHKKQNKHLATKEDKDPNRKFVNNQLLKLISENESLKDAFKAHNTNYWDLDDEYVEVIFKAITASDLYKEYMKTRVSDFKEDKEFLVDIFKEIIAPNEKLYDYLEDKNLTWLDDLPTVNTTILKLLRKAKLTSNEHFFTPKLYKDIDDKQFAIELFRKTLLNRSAINKEIEAKTKNWDAERIASIDYTLLQMAISELKNFPSIPVKVTINEYLEISKEYSTPKSSIFINGILDKLVKEYEASDKLNKVGRGLM encoded by the coding sequence ATGATGTTGAGCAGGCGCCATATCCGTGTAAAAGTAATGCAAACACTTTATGCCTTTAGGGGGAGCGAAAGTGACGATTTTAGTAAAGACCAAAAATTTTTACTGTTTAGTATAGACAATATGTACAATTTGTATTTACTGCTGATGTCGTTATTGATTGAAGTTCAGAAAAAAGCCGAGACCGATTTGCACAAAAAGCAAAACAAACATTTGGCTACTAAAGAAGACAAGGATCCTAACAGAAAGTTCGTTAACAACCAATTGCTGAAATTGATTTCTGAAAACGAATCGCTTAAAGATGCATTTAAGGCCCATAATACCAATTATTGGGATTTGGACGACGAGTATGTTGAAGTGATCTTTAAAGCCATAACGGCGAGCGACCTTTACAAAGAATACATGAAAACCAGAGTGTCTGATTTTAAAGAAGACAAAGAGTTTTTAGTCGATATTTTTAAGGAAATCATTGCCCCCAACGAAAAACTTTACGATTATTTGGAGGATAAAAACCTCACTTGGCTTGACGATTTACCAACGGTAAACACCACTATTTTGAAATTGTTGCGCAAAGCAAAGCTAACCAGCAACGAACACTTTTTTACCCCAAAATTGTATAAAGATATTGACGATAAGCAGTTTGCCATCGAACTGTTTAGAAAAACGCTTTTAAACCGTTCGGCCATCAATAAGGAAATAGAAGCCAAAACAAAAAACTGGGATGCTGAGCGTATTGCTTCTATAGATTATACTTTGTTGCAAATGGCCATTAGCGAGCTTAAAAATTTTCCGTCTATTCCCGTGAAAGTGACTATTAATGAATATTTGGAAATTTCGAAAGAATACTCCACTCCAAAAAGCAG
- a CDS encoding ABC transporter ATP-binding protein, whose translation MKELQHLNKYFLKYKTHLIIGVIITIIARIFLLFTPRYVKQIFVVIENYMDGEVTKTALKSELTEVILFIIGAAVVGALLTFFMRQTIINVSRYIEFDLKNEVYEQYQKLSLNFYKKNRTGDLMNRITEDVGRVRMYVGPALMYSINTITLFIIVIIYMVNASPKLTLYTIVPLPILSVIIYKLSKEIHKRSTIVQEYLSQLSTFTQESFSGISVIKAYGIEPQTSANFKTLAKESKEKQISLANVQAWFFPMMILLIGTSNLMVVYIGGMQYINGEIESVGTIAEFIIYVNMLTWPVATVGWVTSIVQQAEASQKRINEFLKIEPEIKNTPTTETHVDGNISFNNVYFTYDDTNIQALKGVSFNINEGETLAILGKTGSGKSTILDLIGRLYDIDQGSITIGGTHINHHHLTSLRESIGYVPQDAFLFSDSIKNNIKFGKQDATDDDVVEAAKNAQVHKNIIKFNKGYDTVLGERGITLSGGQKQRVSIARAIIKSPKILLFDDCLSAVDTETEEKILKTLNKISKGKTSVIVSHRVSSAKNADKIIVLDDGKIVQEGNHESLINVEGYYQNLYLKQLSETTEK comes from the coding sequence ATGAAGGAACTACAGCACTTAAATAAATACTTTTTAAAATATAAAACACATTTAATTATAGGGGTTATCATCACCATTATAGCCCGGATTTTTTTGCTGTTTACCCCACGCTATGTAAAACAGATTTTTGTGGTTATTGAAAACTACATGGATGGTGAAGTTACCAAAACGGCGCTAAAATCTGAATTGACCGAAGTGATCCTGTTTATAATTGGTGCCGCAGTAGTTGGAGCCTTGCTCACATTTTTTATGCGCCAAACCATTATTAATGTATCGCGTTATATTGAGTTCGATTTAAAAAATGAAGTTTACGAACAGTACCAAAAACTTTCACTGAACTTTTACAAAAAAAACAGAACGGGCGATTTAATGAACCGTATTACCGAAGACGTAGGCCGTGTGCGTATGTATGTTGGTCCCGCGCTTATGTACAGCATCAACACCATCACCCTGTTTATCATCGTAATCATTTACATGGTAAATGCTTCGCCAAAACTAACGCTTTACACCATTGTACCCTTACCCATTCTTTCGGTGATTATCTATAAATTGAGCAAGGAAATACACAAGCGCAGTACTATTGTTCAGGAATATTTATCGCAGCTATCCACCTTTACGCAAGAATCTTTTAGTGGTATTTCGGTGATAAAAGCCTACGGTATAGAACCACAAACATCTGCCAACTTTAAAACCTTGGCGAAAGAAAGCAAGGAAAAACAAATCAGTTTGGCCAATGTACAGGCTTGGTTTTTCCCGATGATGATTTTACTCATTGGTACCAGCAACCTCATGGTGGTTTATATTGGCGGCATGCAGTACATTAATGGCGAAATTGAAAGTGTGGGAACCATAGCCGAGTTTATCATTTATGTAAACATGCTAACTTGGCCCGTCGCAACCGTGGGCTGGGTAACTTCAATAGTACAACAGGCCGAAGCCTCCCAAAAGCGTATCAATGAGTTTTTAAAAATTGAACCCGAAATAAAAAATACGCCCACAACTGAAACCCATGTTGATGGCAATATCAGCTTCAATAATGTCTATTTCACTTATGACGACACGAATATTCAAGCTTTAAAAGGCGTAAGTTTTAATATCAACGAAGGCGAAACTTTAGCCATTTTGGGAAAAACCGGTTCCGGAAAATCGACTATTTTAGATCTGATTGGACGCCTTTATGACATTGATCAAGGTAGCATTACTATTGGCGGAACCCACATAAACCATCATCATTTAACCAGTTTGCGCGAAAGTATTGGTTACGTGCCGCAAGATGCTTTTTTGTTTTCAGATAGTATTAAAAACAATATAAAATTTGGAAAACAGGACGCTACCGATGATGATGTTGTTGAGGCTGCAAAAAACGCGCAAGTGCATAAAAACATCATCAAGTTCAACAAAGGTTACGATACCGTTTTGGGCGAACGCGGTATTACACTTTCGGGCGGACAAAAGCAGCGGGTTTCCATTGCACGGGCTATTATCAAGTCTCCGAAAATTTTGTTGTTCGACGATTGTCTTTCGGCCGTTGATACCGAAACCGAAGAAAAAATCCTGAAAACGCTCAATAAAATTTCAAAAGGAAAGACCTCTGTTATTGTTAGCCACCGAGTGTCTTCAGCTAAAAATGCAGATAAAATTATTGTTCTGGATGATGGCAAAATAGTTCAGGAAGGCAACCATGAATCTTTAATCAACGTTGAGGGCTACTACCAAAATCTATATTTAAAGCAGTTAAGCGAAACAACTGAAAAATAA
- a CDS encoding PUR family DNA/RNA-binding protein has translation MNNNGMMEKEEIFSKVLRAGRRTYFFDVRATKADDYYLTITESKKFTNDDGSFYYKKHKIYIYKEDFNEFKDILAETTEYIIREKGDEVISERHQKDFKKEYDSEPRVTEDELKTTSGSFTDIDFDDI, from the coding sequence ATGAACAATAACGGAATGATGGAGAAAGAGGAAATTTTTTCGAAAGTATTAAGAGCAGGAAGACGTACTTATTTTTTTGATGTGAGAGCCACAAAAGCTGATGATTACTACCTTACAATAACCGAAAGCAAAAAGTTTACCAATGACGACGGGTCGTTTTATTATAAAAAGCACAAAATCTACATTTACAAAGAAGATTTTAACGAGTTCAAGGATATTTTAGCCGAAACTACCGAATATATCATTAGAGAAAAAGGCGACGAAGTAATCAGCGAGCGCCACCAAAAAGACTTTAAAAAAGAATATGATAGCGAACCACGCGTTACCGAAGATGAGTTAAAAACAACATCGGGAAGTTTTACTGATATTGATTTTGATGATATTTAA
- a CDS encoding tRNA-binding protein codes for MNEAITFEDFSKIDLRVGTIIEVNDFPEARNPAFQLVIDFGELGIKKSSAQITTLYKKEDLLQKQIVAVVNFPRKQIAKFMSECLVVGAVSGKDVYLLNPEIKVKNGTSVN; via the coding sequence ATGAATGAAGCGATAACTTTTGAAGACTTTAGTAAAATCGATCTGCGTGTAGGAACCATTATTGAGGTTAACGATTTTCCCGAAGCTAGAAATCCGGCTTTCCAATTGGTTATAGATTTTGGAGAATTGGGAATTAAAAAATCATCGGCACAGATTACCACTTTGTATAAAAAAGAGGATTTATTGCAGAAACAAATTGTAGCGGTGGTGAATTTCCCCAGAAAACAAATCGCCAAATTTATGAGCGAATGTTTGGTGGTTGGGGCGGTTAGTGGAAAAGACGTATATCTTTTAAACCCTGAGATCAAAGTTAAAAATGGTACTTCGGTCAATTAA
- a CDS encoding thioredoxin family protein, translated as MARTPSNMLPLGTQAPFFELQDTVSENLVSIEQIKGEKGTVVMFICNHCPFVIHVNEEMVKVANTYAEKGIGFVAISSNDVENYPQDSPEKMKVHAKENHYPFPYLYDETQEIAKAYDAACTPDFYVFDADLKLVYRGQLDSSRPENGIPVTGEDLRHALDCLAEGRENTQLQKPSIGCNIKWKP; from the coding sequence ATGGCACGTACCCCTTCCAATATGCTTCCGCTCGGTACACAAGCACCGTTTTTCGAACTTCAGGATACCGTTAGCGAGAACCTTGTTAGTATTGAGCAAATTAAAGGCGAAAAAGGCACTGTGGTTATGTTTATTTGCAACCACTGCCCTTTTGTTATCCATGTGAATGAAGAAATGGTAAAAGTGGCCAACACTTACGCAGAAAAAGGGATTGGTTTTGTCGCGATTTCAAGCAATGATGTGGAAAACTATCCGCAGGATTCTCCTGAAAAAATGAAAGTCCATGCCAAAGAAAACCATTACCCGTTTCCTTATTTGTACGATGAAACCCAGGAAATAGCCAAAGCTTACGATGCGGCCTGCACCCCCGATTTTTATGTTTTTGATGCTGATTTGAAATTGGTTTACCGCGGTCAATTGGATAGCTCTAGACCTGAAAATGGCATCCCCGTCACGGGTGAGGATTTAAGACATGCTTTAGATTGCCTCGCTGAAGGACGCGAAAATACCCAATTGCAAAAACCAAGTATTGGCTGCAATATAAAATGGAAGCCTTAA